One region of Oncorhynchus keta strain PuntledgeMale-10-30-2019 chromosome 24, Oket_V2, whole genome shotgun sequence genomic DNA includes:
- the LOC127911259 gene encoding calpain-2 catalytic subunit-like, which translates to MCLCFLPAPQSGTMSVMKTGLINKSENGEFWMSFSDFLSQYSRLEICNLTPDTLSEDENQNWALNKFEGAWRERLHSRGYGP; encoded by the exons ATGTGTTTGTGTTTTCTCCCAGCTCCTCAGAGTGGCACCATGTCAGTGATGAAGACCGGACTGATCAACAAATCTGAAAATGGAGAGTTCTG GATGTCGTTCTCAGACTTCCTCAGTCAGTACTCTCGTCTGGAGATCTGTAACCTTACCCCGGACACCCTCTCAGAAGATGAGAACCAGAATTGGGCTCTTAACAAGTTTGAAGGCGCCTGGAGGGAAAGGTTACACAGCCGGGGGTATGGACCCTGA